From the Candidatus Krumholzibacteriota bacterium genome, one window contains:
- a CDS encoding lamin tail domain-containing protein: protein MMKLKGHTRKKIFPSYNNLNLNISCGMFLLFGLFAPGVFPAPSICAEGIVINEIYYDHPGSDTGHEFVELYNTGEEAVNLNGFRIEFLDGRTGGSETYFSFIDNIYLASQELIFAGGQYCVPTPEFTAMCGLQNGPDAVRLIYNGSIVDLAGYGELSLSALYESKPAVDVDAGFSLSRKPDGRDSENNNADFVPSSPTPGEKNFFRTDLELSIKNDELFPCANAPVSLDIELKNCGLENFSCPVHICVAAVSKDIREKIAVISNKEALKSEEVFGYKHDFSVSGFSDSVSVLAFIEEDEDQNTGNDSACVSFYISPRDLVINEIMYRPDDGSSEWIELYNTGDNCVNLRGWFLSDANRAGKLISSSELLIAPGRYLLLAQFPEGLKETLSDGNIAIHDVEGGWPVLNDYSTPSSPEVIIMKNRRDRIEEKIEYHNITEEERGRSIERFSPFVCSLVKGGLWHRSAAPCGSTPGKENSSFNGLSAITEKLRISPNPFSLSRDGELVISGKARSRDSGFLVRIFNMEGMEVIRLAGEKNGADYFSLLWDGLDSEGRAVVTGLYICVVEYFGLGGSVCRIEKKCVAVKNDR from the coding sequence ATGATGAAGTTGAAGGGTCATACCAGAAAGAAGATCTTTCCCAGCTATAATAACCTAAACCTTAATATTTCCTGCGGAATGTTCCTGCTGTTCGGTCTCTTTGCGCCGGGAGTATTTCCGGCCCCGTCTATATGTGCCGAAGGGATAGTAATCAATGAAATATATTATGATCATCCAGGCAGTGATACCGGGCATGAATTTGTTGAGTTGTATAATACAGGTGAGGAAGCTGTTAATCTTAATGGATTCAGGATTGAATTTTTGGATGGCAGGACCGGAGGTTCGGAAACATATTTCAGTTTTATCGATAATATTTATCTTGCCTCTCAAGAATTAATTTTTGCTGGAGGACAATATTGTGTTCCCACTCCCGAGTTTACGGCAATGTGCGGACTGCAAAACGGACCTGACGCGGTAAGGCTGATATATAACGGGTCTATCGTTGATCTGGCGGGGTATGGAGAATTGAGTTTAAGCGCTCTCTATGAATCGAAACCCGCTGTAGATGTGGATGCGGGGTTTAGTCTCTCCAGGAAACCGGATGGAAGAGACAGTGAAAACAACAATGCCGATTTTGTTCCTTCTTCTCCTACGCCGGGAGAAAAGAATTTCTTTAGAACAGATCTGGAGTTGTCAATAAAAAATGATGAACTTTTCCCATGCGCCAATGCCCCGGTCAGTTTGGATATCGAACTTAAGAATTGCGGTTTAGAGAATTTCTCCTGTCCCGTTCACATTTGTGTAGCTGCAGTTTCAAAAGATATAAGGGAAAAGATCGCGGTCATATCTAATAAAGAAGCGCTAAAATCGGAAGAGGTTTTTGGCTATAAACATGATTTTTCAGTTTCAGGATTTAGTGACAGCGTTTCGGTCTTAGCATTTATCGAAGAGGATGAAGACCAGAATACAGGGAATGACTCAGCTTGTGTATCCTTCTATATATCTCCCCGAGACCTTGTAATAAACGAAATTATGTACAGACCTGATGACGGTTCATCTGAATGGATTGAATTATATAATACCGGCGATAACTGCGTTAATCTGCGGGGCTGGTTCTTAAGCGACGCGAATCGGGCCGGGAAACTGATTTCCAGCAGTGAACTTTTAATAGCTCCCGGGCGATATTTACTTCTTGCTCAATTCCCGGAAGGTCTGAAAGAAACTCTTTCTGACGGAAATATCGCGATCCATGACGTTGAAGGCGGATGGCCGGTGCTTAACGATTACAGTACACCTTCTTCACCTGAAGTTATTATTATGAAAAACAGACGGGATAGAATAGAAGAAAAGATCGAATATCATAATATCACCGAGGAAGAGAGAGGAAGGTCGATCGAGAGGTTTTCTCCATTTGTATGCAGCTTGGTCAAGGGGGGATTATGGCATAGATCTGCCGCGCCCTGCGGTTCAACCCCGGGGAAAGAAAATTCATCTTTCAATGGGCTTTCCGCGATAACCGAAAAACTTAGAATATCGCCGAACCCTTTTTCTCTTTCCAGAGACGGCGAGCTTGTTATCTCCGGTAAGGCTCGAAGCCGCGACAGCGGTTTTCTAGTGAGAATATTCAATATGGAGGGGATGGAAGTTATCCGGCTGGCCGGAGAGAAAAACGGGGCCGACTATTTTTCTCTCCTGTGGGATGGTCTCGATTCCGAAGGCAGGGCTGTAGTGACGGGTCTTTATATCTGTGTTGTGGAGTATTTCGGGTTGGGTGGTAGTGTATGCAGAATAGAGAAAAAGTGTGTGGCGGTAAAGAACGACAGATAA
- a CDS encoding STAS domain-containing protein, which translates to MNDISVSFSKPEENQNVSIVTVKGFIDTTTSSELEEAIKKLLDERRFDIVINLGDVDYISSAGWGIFISEIKKIRQNGGDLKLASMVGDVYEVFELLEFQTILESYDSVDEAVRSFGGFKENNWEKTGSKQV; encoded by the coding sequence ATGAACGATATCAGTGTTTCTTTTTCCAAACCAGAAGAAAATCAGAATGTTTCTATTGTAACTGTAAAAGGATTTATAGACACAACTACATCCAGCGAGTTGGAGGAAGCCATTAAAAAACTTCTTGATGAACGGAGATTTGATATTGTTATCAATTTGGGCGATGTGGATTATATTAGCTCAGCCGGCTGGGGGATTTTCATAAGTGAAATTAAGAAGATACGGCAGAACGGCGGAGATCTTAAACTTGCCTCCATGGTGGGCGATGTTTATGAAGTATTCGAACTTCTGGAGTTTCAAACAATACTGGAAAGTTATGACAGTGTAGATGAAGCAGTCCGCAGCTTCGGCGGATTTAAGGAGAATAACTGGGAAAAAACTGGCAGTAAACAAGTTTGA
- a CDS encoding STAS domain-containing protein — MNKLRIEEEFIEDITILKLFGLIDSATSFYLESKLDELIIAERVRLVIDLTEVDYISSAGWGIFVSEIKGLREKGGDIKLAGMTPEVRDVFELLEFDTLLTPYESATDALMAFDSRKSNKTN; from the coding sequence ATGAATAAGTTGCGTATTGAAGAAGAATTTATTGAAGATATAACAATTTTAAAGCTTTTTGGGTTAATTGACTCCGCGACTTCCTTTTATCTTGAGTCAAAGCTCGATGAGTTAATAATCGCCGAGAGGGTAAGATTAGTAATTGATCTGACTGAAGTGGATTATATCAGCTCAGCTGGTTGGGGTATCTTTGTTTCCGAAATTAAAGGGTTACGTGAAAAAGGGGGAGATATCAAGCTAGCCGGGATGACCCCTGAAGTCCGTGATGTTTTTGAACTCTTAGAATTTGACACATTATTGACTCCATACGAGTCCGCTACGGATGCTTTGATGGCATTCGATTCGCGAAAGAGCAATAAAACGAATTAA
- a CDS encoding ParA family protein, with the protein MKKYAIMTMKGGTGKTTTGVNLAHGLALSGKKVLLIDCDPQRNTSITFGNQGKRGLSSLLRTGDVDIMLVRDNLFLIDSGGKDLMEVELLLGSQQNRERRMSKALSNLKGPDFVICDCPPSLNLININVLAFSNEVIVPVSLDHLSKVGLTQTIEMIDEVKWHAPKRTINFIVLPTFFDSRTNISKIVLEEIRSKYSENIFKTVIRVNTALREAPGFNKTIYEHAPLSRGAFDYYRLTEEILNI; encoded by the coding sequence ATGAAAAAATACGCTATAATGACGATGAAGGGTGGAACGGGCAAGACGACCACAGGTGTCAACCTTGCTCATGGACTAGCGTTGAGCGGAAAAAAGGTGCTGCTTATAGATTGTGACCCGCAGCGGAACACTTCAATCACTTTTGGTAATCAGGGAAAAAGAGGACTTTCAAGTCTTTTGCGAACCGGAGATGTAGATATTATGCTGGTGAGGGACAATCTCTTTCTTATTGATTCAGGGGGGAAGGATCTTATGGAGGTTGAACTTCTTCTTGGAAGTCAGCAGAATCGCGAAAGGAGAATGTCGAAGGCCCTTTCTAATCTCAAGGGACCTGATTTTGTTATATGTGATTGTCCCCCTTCATTGAACTTGATAAACATAAATGTTCTGGCCTTTTCCAATGAAGTCATAGTTCCCGTTTCTCTTGATCATCTTTCTAAAGTTGGATTAACTCAAACGATTGAAATGATAGATGAAGTTAAATGGCATGCTCCAAAGAGGACAATTAACTTTATTGTTCTTCCCACTTTCTTCGACTCACGTACAAATATTTCAAAGATCGTTCTTGAAGAGATCAGATCAAAATATTCTGAAAATATATTCAAAACTGTGATTAGAGTTAACACCGCTCTGAGAGAAGCTCCGGGCTTTAACAAAACCATATATGAACATGCCCCCCTCTCAAGAGGCGCTTTTGATTACTACCGTCTAACCGAGGAGATACTGAATATTTGA
- a CDS encoding anti-sigma factor antagonist (This anti-anti-sigma factor, or anti-sigma factor antagonist, belongs to a family that includes characterized members SpoIIAA, RsbV, RsfA, and RsfB.) produces the protein MKKKNLKKEKNFHLEFHADENNLGDIRDYISNICLQAGFSKREINNTKLAVDEACTNIIKHAYVGKSGKIIVDIRAWPGNVEIHLRDRGKPFNWSGVEDPDLEEYVEMGKRGGLGIYLMNRLMDHIRYESSSGGNHLIMSKSSEAFQQDKRSRLVSLKPRWTQTLRFKFLLRASAGFSVLIAVIGILQFISQTRELENNRQKAWMQIRNFARTLELRSENALVLDDLYHPEYRKLNEFIHDGMKSHPEIEAMRVVNKEGVIVSSSVADEFGQPIENLPGAGDFSSYGKWVSMKKNEENIKAYHLPVILSEKNDDKRINLGYLVMEVSARKIERGIQDQRYKLIVILLGIFVAGIGLIYLLVSIFIKPIQTLTDGVLAIGEGSLEDELDIKGPKEIGAIAKAFNDITAKFRVAQESVVEKERMQKEMQVAQEIQHSLLPRKVPEIGGYDIASYYKAAKEVGGDYYDFVNVDEDTVGVVVADVSGKGVPGSLVMTMIRTALRMEARGNRLAADVMAKMNEFVTDDMKKGMFVTIFYVILDSRNRVISYASAGHNPMILYRASTNETFYLNPRGFPVGINLPDDKLFRKSIDVEKIKLKKDDMLLIYTDGVTEAMNVNREQYGEKRLLKLMKESGGKSPQEFLDSLSEDIDRFTGEYPQNDDITVVAFKEKYVADEVLSGIRKKLLDLVSVEGISVAEACRKMKVSPSTYYRYKKRLELLGERGLKNKNLREDQDLRRFSNEQRAKLMEIVKQDPKFGPKRIADRFNEGKAEENKITSSLVYEELKRMRLNTYEKRAEYLKRSGIIFEGEREVESKDIDKAKRETAGIEEEKSESYVSPDQKETADKLPVASKTDSGEAFKPGVTETVEGKTSREIEYQENIEEMEYGTDSVVNIEDEKYNEDITILKVSGHLDSSSTGELENIMENLFEEGATNIIVDLKDVTYISSGGWGVFVGRVKNLREKKGDVVLVGMSREVYDIFELLGFMDIIMQFRLKEDALDYLSLPFKERQKHLKVKQKKYRKKNPEKTPISEGLDIEHADMIPLSIKAGSVGESGEITVLELNGIIDTVSSVKLSDIFERVLQTGSIKIVADMSGVEYISSAGWGVFASRVEGLRRKGGDLKIFGMDSELNRVFTMLGFDDLMRSFNVMAEAVEDFDVEIAAAGYDENDLESEPAVVAADHSNTGAEGYSFGVNLERVKDSGSEGVILEVEGAIDASSNDEFNRSLEESLAGDPDFLIVDLSNAVYINSSGWGNIARYAQQRMKSDGMKLALSGMNSAIFNIFTDLGFEDLIPHFTNTERAVEELRVTEGVGASSNNRNKGADEEEISEEITQNKVDHTDGIESSREEEKEKREKEIIYSSNIQKDGYIESDTAKQEDENSYLKDLSEKEETTSGSDIDVEKEKIDRLEDKDSKIRNIGWDAYGKKLSKKNKKGDKGTDK, from the coding sequence TTGAAGAAAAAGAACCTGAAAAAAGAGAAAAATTTTCATCTCGAGTTTCACGCTGACGAAAACAATCTTGGTGACATAAGGGATTATATCTCGAATATTTGTCTGCAGGCGGGATTTAGCAAGCGGGAGATAAATAATACCAAACTAGCCGTAGATGAAGCCTGCACAAATATCATTAAGCATGCCTACGTTGGTAAATCAGGTAAGATAATTGTTGATATTAGAGCTTGGCCGGGAAATGTTGAAATTCATCTCCGTGACAGGGGAAAACCTTTCAACTGGTCGGGTGTTGAAGATCCGGACCTTGAAGAATACGTTGAAATGGGTAAACGGGGCGGGCTTGGAATATATCTGATGAACCGTCTCATGGATCACATTAGGTATGAATCTTCCAGCGGCGGCAACCATCTGATAATGAGTAAGAGTTCAGAAGCATTCCAGCAGGATAAGAGATCCCGACTTGTCTCGCTTAAACCAAGATGGACTCAGACACTTAGATTTAAATTTCTATTAAGGGCTTCAGCTGGTTTTTCCGTGCTTATTGCCGTTATCGGTATTTTACAATTCATAAGCCAGACACGTGAACTTGAGAACAACAGACAGAAAGCCTGGATGCAGATAAGAAATTTCGCGCGCACGCTTGAGTTAAGAAGTGAAAACGCTCTTGTGCTTGATGACTTATATCACCCTGAATACAGAAAGCTAAATGAGTTTATTCACGATGGAATGAAATCTCACCCCGAAATCGAGGCTATGAGGGTCGTAAACAAAGAGGGTGTTATAGTCTCTTCGAGCGTAGCTGATGAATTTGGACAACCTATTGAAAATCTCCCCGGTGCCGGAGATTTTTCTTCATATGGGAAATGGGTTTCCATGAAAAAGAATGAAGAGAATATCAAGGCATATCATTTGCCCGTTATACTTTCAGAAAAGAATGACGATAAAAGAATTAATTTGGGATATCTCGTTATGGAAGTATCAGCCCGGAAGATCGAAAGAGGCATCCAGGATCAAAGGTATAAGCTGATTGTTATTCTTTTAGGAATATTTGTAGCCGGAATAGGCCTTATTTACCTTCTTGTATCGATATTTATCAAACCTATACAAACTCTTACTGATGGAGTTTTAGCAATTGGCGAAGGGTCTCTCGAAGATGAACTTGACATAAAAGGTCCGAAAGAAATAGGAGCCATAGCGAAGGCCTTTAATGATATCACGGCAAAATTCCGCGTGGCCCAGGAAAGTGTGGTAGAAAAGGAAAGAATGCAGAAAGAGATGCAGGTTGCTCAGGAGATACAGCATTCTCTTCTTCCCCGGAAAGTGCCTGAAATAGGCGGATATGATATCGCAAGTTACTATAAAGCCGCAAAGGAGGTTGGCGGCGACTATTATGATTTTGTAAATGTTGATGAGGATACCGTTGGAGTTGTTGTGGCGGATGTCTCAGGTAAAGGAGTGCCGGGTTCCCTTGTGATGACTATGATTAGGACCGCGTTGAGAATGGAGGCAAGAGGGAATCGTTTAGCTGCCGATGTTATGGCTAAAATGAATGAGTTTGTCACGGATGACATGAAGAAAGGAATGTTTGTAACGATATTTTACGTAATTCTTGATTCAAGAAACAGGGTTATCAGTTATGCAAGTGCGGGGCATAATCCGATGATTCTTTACAGAGCCAGTACGAATGAAACCTTCTATCTGAATCCAAGGGGATTTCCGGTAGGAATAAATCTCCCGGATGACAAGCTTTTTCGAAAATCGATAGATGTTGAGAAGATCAAGCTGAAGAAAGACGATATGCTTCTTATATACACAGACGGTGTTACCGAGGCAATGAATGTAAATAGAGAGCAGTACGGCGAGAAAAGGCTTCTCAAACTCATGAAAGAAAGCGGCGGAAAATCACCTCAGGAGTTTCTAGACAGTTTAAGTGAGGATATTGATAGGTTTACGGGAGAATATCCGCAGAATGACGATATTACAGTTGTTGCCTTCAAAGAAAAATATGTGGCCGATGAAGTGTTGTCCGGTATTAGGAAAAAACTCTTGGATCTGGTAAGCGTTGAAGGAATATCTGTTGCAGAGGCCTGCAGAAAGATGAAAGTCTCTCCTTCGACATATTACAGATATAAGAAACGTCTTGAGTTGCTGGGTGAACGCGGACTGAAGAATAAAAATCTAAGAGAGGATCAGGATCTAAGGCGTTTCAGTAACGAACAAAGAGCAAAATTGATGGAAATAGTAAAACAGGATCCCAAGTTTGGCCCTAAAAGGATTGCGGACAGATTTAATGAGGGAAAAGCCGAGGAGAACAAGATTACTTCCTCATTGGTATATGAAGAACTGAAGAGAATGAGGCTGAACACATACGAGAAGAGAGCGGAATATTTAAAGAGAAGCGGGATAATATTCGAAGGTGAGCGAGAAGTTGAATCTAAAGATATTGATAAAGCAAAAAGAGAGACTGCCGGCATAGAAGAAGAAAAGAGTGAGAGTTACGTTTCACCCGATCAGAAAGAAACTGCTGACAAGCTGCCTGTTGCTTCGAAAACTGATTCGGGAGAAGCTTTTAAACCCGGCGTGACTGAAACTGTTGAGGGTAAAACAAGTAGAGAAATTGAATATCAAGAAAACATTGAGGAAATGGAATATGGGACAGATTCGGTTGTAAATATTGAAGATGAAAAATACAATGAGGATATAACCATTCTAAAAGTATCCGGCCACCTCGATTCTTCCTCTACAGGTGAATTAGAAAATATTATGGAAAACCTCTTTGAAGAGGGAGCAACTAATATAATTGTTGATTTGAAGGACGTTACTTATATAAGCAGCGGTGGATGGGGTGTATTCGTGGGCCGGGTGAAAAATTTAAGGGAGAAAAAAGGTGATGTTGTATTAGTCGGGATGTCCCGGGAAGTATATGACATATTTGAATTGCTGGGCTTTATGGATATCATTATGCAGTTCCGGTTGAAAGAAGATGCCTTGGATTATCTGTCACTTCCATTCAAGGAAAGGCAGAAACACTTAAAAGTTAAGCAGAAGAAATACAGGAAGAAGAATCCTGAAAAGACACCTATTTCAGAAGGGCTGGATATTGAACATGCTGATATGATTCCATTAAGTATAAAAGCGGGATCGGTTGGAGAGAGCGGGGAGATTACCGTCCTGGAACTAAACGGTATAATTGACACAGTGAGTTCCGTTAAATTAAGTGATATATTTGAACGAGTATTACAAACGGGGTCTATAAAGATTGTGGCTGATATGTCCGGCGTGGAATATATAAGCAGCGCCGGCTGGGGTGTCTTCGCTTCAAGGGTTGAAGGATTGAGAAGAAAGGGCGGTGACCTTAAGATATTCGGGATGGATTCAGAATTAAACAGGGTATTCACAATGCTCGGATTTGATGATCTTATGCGTTCCTTTAATGTGATGGCTGAAGCGGTAGAGGATTTCGATGTTGAAATTGCGGCAGCCGGGTACGATGAAAACGATCTTGAATCGGAACCTGCTGTTGTGGCTGCCGACCATAGTAACACCGGTGCAGAAGGGTACTCATTTGGAGTCAATCTCGAGAGAGTCAAAGATTCTGGGAGTGAAGGTGTAATACTTGAAGTAGAAGGCGCGATAGATGCTTCAAGTAATGACGAATTCAATAGAAGTCTCGAAGAATCACTCGCCGGTGATCCCGACTTTCTGATTGTTGATTTATCAAATGCGGTATATATAAACAGCAGCGGATGGGGAAATATTGCCAGATACGCACAACAACGAATGAAATCAGACGGAATGAAATTAGCTCTTTCAGGAATGAATTCTGCAATATTCAATATTTTCACAGACCTCGGGTTTGAAGACCTTATTCCTCATTTTACAAACACGGAAAGGGCTGTTGAAGAGCTTAGAGTTACAGAAGGTGTGGGCGCTTCCTCAAATAATAGAAATAAAGGAGCAGATGAGGAAGAGATATCAGAAGAAATAACACAGAATAAAGTTGATCATACCGACGGTATAGAGAGCAGCAGAGAGGAAGAGAAAGAAAAGCGGGAAAAAGAAATTATCTACTCATCCAATATTCAAAAAGACGGTTATATTGAGTCAGACACAGCTAAACAGGAGGATGAGAATTCCTATTTAAAAGATTTGTCAGAAAAAGAGGAAACTACTTCCGGCTCAGATATTGACGTTGAAAAGGAAAAGATAGACAGGCTGGAGGATAAAGACAGCAAAATTAGAAATATCGGATGGGACGCTTATGGCAAAAAGCTTTCAAAGAAGAATAAAAAGGGAGATAAAGGAACCGATAAATGA
- a CDS encoding PorV/PorQ family protein yields the protein MKRSIILILIVLLAGGKSMSAEVGTGGTRSVFTLGAGSRAISLGGAFTAVGDDPSVIYYNPAGLKLNKYTGIMANHIQLFSDFSGSTYDFVGAVYPTLSAGAFGIGIMTTGTDGIREFDRFSRELGEISYRESQGILAYAFDLPYELFGRFTFGTSLKVLNQSMGDYSDTGAGMDAGLLYRVSYMRGFVIGCNIQDIMGAETKLVSISEKVDRTMMFGAGYTYEFKNGSSLMATAQMDIPERADKDIRFGLEYNLKDIASFRVGFDSEQITAGIGFSWQGYTADYGYFSREEAGSSHPVSISVNIGESVDEKREKAEERRRAEERRYLKKVIDRRFKNHLEKAKSLREKGELAKAYDEFKIVLEYDPSNDEASRMIAELEDELVKQQQEEIESAEKQVLIERHFKLGLRYYRNNEYLLSKEEWNSLLEIDPDNKKALEYIARIDEKLSKQIAEHRERAIEYENSDKYAEAMDEWNIIKTLDPENKEAEKGSQRLKRKLETLSVNLDSTRMKLKAIDIFEKALNDFSIGNYREAAEKLKRVLEINPDHREAGKLLDRTRRRLVPLDDKEKDQIRKLYIRGMEYFAQREYGSAIEVWNKILKIDPENESIKKNIKEAEDRLEMINSGKND from the coding sequence ATGAAAAGATCAATAATTCTGATACTGATAGTACTGCTTGCCGGGGGCAAAAGTATGTCCGCTGAAGTGGGTACGGGAGGAACAAGGTCTGTTTTTACACTTGGAGCGGGTTCACGGGCAATTTCTCTCGGCGGTGCATTTACCGCTGTCGGCGATGATCCTTCCGTTATTTATTACAACCCGGCCGGGCTGAAGTTGAACAAATATACGGGAATAATGGCGAATCATATCCAGCTTTTCTCCGATTTCAGCGGCTCCACTTATGATTTTGTCGGAGCAGTATATCCCACTCTTTCAGCGGGCGCCTTTGGGATCGGGATAATGACAACAGGGACTGACGGAATACGAGAATTTGACAGATTCAGCAGGGAACTTGGAGAAATCTCTTATCGCGAGAGCCAAGGGATATTGGCTTACGCCTTTGATTTGCCCTATGAGCTGTTCGGGCGATTTACATTCGGAACTTCACTGAAGGTGTTAAATCAGAGTATGGGTGATTATTCAGATACGGGGGCGGGGATGGATGCCGGCCTTTTATACAGGGTCTCATATATGAGAGGTTTTGTTATTGGCTGCAATATTCAGGATATCATGGGAGCTGAAACCAAACTTGTCTCTATCAGCGAAAAGGTCGACAGAACGATGATGTTCGGAGCGGGCTACACTTACGAATTTAAAAACGGGTCGTCCCTTATGGCAACAGCTCAAATGGATATACCGGAAAGGGCCGATAAGGATATAAGGTTCGGTCTTGAATATAATTTAAAAGATATAGCAAGTTTCAGGGTTGGTTTTGATTCTGAACAAATAACAGCCGGGATAGGATTCTCGTGGCAGGGGTACACTGCCGATTACGGGTATTTCAGCCGTGAGGAAGCCGGATCTTCACATCCGGTTTCGATATCGGTCAATATTGGTGAATCAGTTGACGAAAAGAGGGAAAAGGCCGAAGAGCGCAGAAGAGCGGAGGAACGAAGGTATCTTAAGAAGGTTATTGATCGAAGATTCAAAAACCATTTGGAAAAAGCAAAATCGCTCAGAGAGAAGGGTGAATTAGCAAAAGCTTATGACGAGTTTAAAATTGTGCTCGAATATGATCCGTCAAACGACGAAGCTTCCAGAATGATTGCTGAGTTGGAAGATGAGCTAGTCAAACAGCAGCAGGAGGAAATAGAATCCGCTGAGAAACAGGTTCTTATAGAGCGTCATTTTAAACTGGGATTGAGATACTACAGAAACAACGAATATCTTCTTTCGAAAGAAGAATGGAATTCTCTGCTTGAAATTGATCCTGATAATAAGAAAGCGCTGGAATATATAGCCAGAATAGATGAAAAGCTTTCCAAGCAGATAGCGGAGCACAGGGAAAGAGCTATCGAGTATGAGAATAGTGATAAATATGCCGAAGCAATGGATGAATGGAATATTATAAAAACACTCGATCCGGAAAATAAAGAAGCCGAGAAAGGATCTCAGAGGCTGAAGAGGAAATTGGAAACACTGAGTGTTAATTTGGATTCAACCAGGATGAAGTTAAAAGCAATTGATATCTTCGAAAAGGCATTGAACGATTTCAGTATTGGAAACTATCGCGAAGCAGCTGAAAAGCTCAAGCGGGTATTGGAGATTAACCCTGATCACCGGGAAGCGGGAAAGCTTCTTGATAGAACCCGCCGCCGACTGGTTCCATTAGACGATAAAGAAAAAGATCAAATACGGAAATTGTATATCAGAGGTATGGAATACTTTGCTCAGAGGGAATACGGATCGGCAATAGAAGTTTGGAATAAAATTCTGAAGATCGATCCGGAAAATGAAAGTATAAAAAAGAATATTAAAGAAGCTGAAGACAGGTTAGAAATGATTAATTCGGGGAAGAATGATTAA